gggcggaagagggagggaggggggagggagggagggagggagggcacgTGCGTGGAGAGGGTCGTCCGCTGATATCACCCCTCAGCACGCGCCCAcccgtcctcctcggtgtGTCGTGCCATCGCGTTCTCGGCGGCCATTTCCTTGTGCCGCTGTGTGGCGGCGAACGGAGATGGGCagacctcccccctccccctcccccttctcctccccagCGCAACGATGCGCACTGCAATAACCTGAACCACACACGACTTCGTGAAGAGCCAGGCTGCGTGGAAAGGTGGTGCGGAACAAGAGAATGGGGACGGGGTGAGGCAAATCGAGGAGAGCCCGTATGATTCGATGGGCACCTCGCCCATCCTCtcgtccacacacacacacacacatccacatGCGCTGTCCTCCTCCGAGGCAAAGGGGGGGTAGATGATAGGCCAGAGGGGTACCTCATCGTTGCCGACAGCGCGCCATGTCATGGTCATGTGCATCTGTACTCGTATTTCTTGTCTCGCCCCCATTCTCTGCATCGCGTGCTCCCCCTCGCCTTTCCTCCCCACCCTACCCCCACATCTGTGCTGTTGGCGTTGCGACACCCTCGCACGAGCGctcacacacccacgcacacgcacacgcacacgtgcccgCTTGGCGCCTGCTCCTCACAAAATCTGCGTCTCGCCAGTCGACCACGtcactctcctcctccccgtcgtAGACTGTTATCTTCTGCTCCCCACCCTACCTcgtcaccgcctccccccccccacccctcccactccGGTTCAGCAATGGCCAACACCCGAGATGCACTTACCCGCGTGGCGGCTCTCGCCACCATGCTCGCGGTGCTCTGCGTCGtttccaccgccaccgccgccaccatctcCGACGGGAGCACGCAGTACTTCGTGAAACTGTGGTCGAGCAAGTACCCGCTCAAGTACGTGTGGTCCGGCAACGATATTTGCAAGTACGAGGGCATCTCCTGCGACACCGTTAAGCAGACGGTGACAATGCTGCTCCCCAAGATCGGCCTCACCGGCACCATTCCCGGCTACGGCTCCAAGGCGGGCTTCAAACCTGCCAACGTGCGTGTGATCACCATCAACCTCATGGGGAACAACGAGCTCACCGGCGCCTTTCCGGAGCACTACGGCCAGTTgaggcagctgcaggagctgtaCTTGATGAACACGTCGCTGCAGGGCACCATCCCGCAGGCGTGGAACAACCTCGCCAATCTCGTGATTCTGGACGTGTCAAACACGAAGGCGTGCGGCAACCTGCCGGCCTGGGACGCCAAGAGCATGAAGTCGCTCCAGTACATGCACTTCACCGGCAACAGCCTGATGAAGGGCTCCATCCCGGCGAGCCTTGCCACTTTTGGTGCCGTTTCCTTCAACACCACCGGCTGTAAGTTCTGCGGCTGCCTCCCCTCGGAGTTCTCGAGTAGCATGTACATGATGATGCAGCTAATCAGCACCCAGCCCCAGGTGAACACACAGGACTGCATGACGGCCAACACGTGCACCGTCCAGCACATGAGCTGTAAAGCCAAGCCGAACACCGCCGCGatcagctgcagccgcgcgaGCGTCGCGACAGTCGTGGCCGGCGTTCTCGTCGCGCTGGCGTCGCTCCTCGCGTAGGCCGTGAGAGGGAACCGACCTAAGGAGAggcagagcgagcgagcgcgaCGGAAACGACTATGGGCAATCGATTGGTtacggagagggagggcggtcAGTGCGCGTGGCTCACGTACAACTCCcttgtccctctctctctgtccgtgtgtgtgtgtcggggggcgggggcacactgccgccgccgcccagcgccgccattTTCCGGCACGC
This genomic interval from Leishmania mexicana MHOM/GT/2001/U1103 complete genome, chromosome 5 contains the following:
- a CDS encoding surface antigen-like protein produces the protein MANTRDALTRVAALATMLAVLCVVSTATAATISDGSTQYFVKLWSSKYPLKYVWSGNDICKYEGISCDTVKQTVTMLLPKIGLTGTIPGYGSKAGFKPANVRVITINLMGNNELTGAFPEHYGQLRQLQELYLMNTSLQGTIPQAWNNLANLVILDVSNTKACGNLPAWDAKSMKSLQYMHFTGNSLMKGSIPASLATFGAVSFNTTGCKFCGCLPSEFSSSMYMMMQLISTQPQVNTQDCMTANTCTVQHMSCKAKPNTAAISCSRASVATVVAGVLVALASLLA